The Pecten maximus chromosome 14, xPecMax1.1, whole genome shotgun sequence genome includes a region encoding these proteins:
- the LOC117341918 gene encoding LOW QUALITY PROTEIN: zinc finger protein ZIC 4-like (The sequence of the model RefSeq protein was modified relative to this genomic sequence to represent the inferred CDS: inserted 1 base in 1 codon): MIGTFVERGDPQHLSSPGVGYGHPEGSAMVQNQQYGYYNGQTSGYGVPYSNVGNLNSRELFLRRTAEFGLSGSDVSTNVSSRPGMLFPPPSSGFHSQHHQDVSPHVLLQGLHDVTSYHNPRQHMHGQPGYYMSGHSPEYISRNDQMGLNPASRPEQYTHENQXFMNPINMLQNGTGPFFRYMRPPIKQERTCMWIDPDQPEPKKPCNKVFFTMHEIVNHITIDHVGGPEQANHTCFWQECPREGKPFKAKYKLVNHIRVHTGEKPFPCPFPGCGKVFARSENLKIHKRIHTGEKPFKCDFEGCDRRFANSSDRKKHSHVHTSDKPYNCRVRGCDKSYTHPSSLRKHMKIHGDISPDMEKSDSEDHSESSESMSRTTPSNDVTMHSHQSPPSGESVTDTKPILTSPVTSHIDQNNGIPVPEVPKLNDWFVCHPRTMTSAPSKEHTSFPSIAPLSSFHPMPIMQYS; encoded by the exons ATGATCGGCACTTTTGTGGAGCGCGGCGATCCCCAACATCTGTCATCCCCGGGGGTAGGATACGGGCACCCCGAGGGTAGCGCCATGGTGCAAAATCAACAGTATGGTTACTATAACGGTCAAACTAGTGGGTACGGTGTGCCATATAGCAATGTTGGAAATCTAAACTCCAGGGAATTATTTCTACGGCGGACGGCGGAGTTTGGACTTTCTGGAAGTGATGTGTCAACTAACGTGAGTTCCCGTCCAGGGATGTTGTTTCCTCCGCCGTCCAGTGGTTTTCACTCACAACATCATCAGGATGTCAGTCCGCACGTCCTTCTGCAGGGACTACATGATGTCACATCATATCATAACCCCAGACAGCACATGCACGGACAACCCGGCTACTACATGTCGGGACATAGTCCGGAATACATTTCCAGAAATGATCAAATGGGACTAAATCCGGCCTCAAGACCGGAACAGTACACTCACGAGAACC CCTTTATGAACCCTATCAATATGTTACAGAACGGAACTGGTCCCTTTTTCAGATACATGCGACCCCCAATAAAACAAGAACGCACGTGCATGTGGATTGATCCGGATCAGCCGGAACCAAAGAAACCTTGTAATAAAGTGTTTTTTACCATGCACGAGATCGTTAATCACATTACGATTGATCATGTTGGTGGGCCGGAGCAGGCCAATCATACCTGTTTTTGGCAGGAGTGTCCGAGAGAGGGAAAGCCCTTCAAGGCCAAGTACAAACTTGTAAACCATATCCGTGTCCATACCGGAGAGAAACCCTTCCCCTGTCCATTCCCGGGATGTGGAAAAGTGTTTGCCCGCAGTGAGAATCTCAAGATCCACAAACGGATACACACGG GAGAGAAGCCCTTCAAGTGTGATTTTGAAGGATGTGACCGGAGATTCGCGAACAGTTCCGACCGGAAGAAGCATAGTCACGTGCACACTAGTGATAAGCCTTACAATTGCAGAGTGAGAGGTTGTGACAAAAGTTATACCCACCCAAGCTCCTTACGTAAGCACATGAAAATCCACGGGGACATCTCCCCCGATATGGAGAAATCGGACTCGGAGGATCACTCAGAGAGCAGTGAATCAATGTCAAGGACCACGCCCTCAAATGACGTCACGATGCATTCGCACCAATCACCGCCTTCAGGAGAAAGTGTTACTGACACGAAACCCATTTTGACGtcacctgtgacgtcacacattGATCAGAATAATGGAATTCCCGTACCGGAAGTGCCTAAATTAAATGACTGGTTTGTTTGCCACCCACGAACAATGACTTCCGCCCCTTCTAAAGAACATACTTCATTCCCTTCTATAGCACCTTTATCGTCATTTCACCCGATGCCCATCATGCAATATTCGTAA